The following coding sequences are from one Streptomyces sp. NBC_01485 window:
- a CDS encoding class I SAM-dependent methyltransferase: MADLVSKASVHAFYVDAIRRGRNTAENLQAPTSERFNLFLDSVGEGTPRTALDLGYGAGNHTVAMARAGYRVVAVDQVPSSVLLGRLEGQGDLAQRIDVRESLVEEYTIDRDFGIVVAKDVLHYLAEPDVESVLESAVANARSKNYHYLEVFTSITRRSTAGRLRQIEGEAGYSPESFQRLIERIYHGWDVTLLWDEHAETDSRTGANCFEAVRATVIAANTSA; encoded by the coding sequence ATGGCTGACCTTGTGTCGAAGGCGTCCGTGCATGCCTTCTACGTGGATGCAATCCGGCGGGGGAGGAACACGGCGGAGAACCTCCAGGCCCCGACATCGGAGCGGTTCAACCTGTTCTTGGACTCGGTCGGGGAAGGAACTCCGCGGACGGCTTTAGACCTCGGTTACGGCGCGGGGAACCACACCGTTGCCATGGCTCGGGCGGGGTACAGGGTGGTTGCTGTCGACCAGGTTCCCAGCAGCGTGCTCCTGGGACGGCTGGAGGGGCAAGGGGACTTGGCCCAGCGAATCGATGTACGTGAGTCGCTCGTTGAGGAGTACACGATTGACCGGGACTTCGGGATAGTCGTCGCCAAGGATGTACTGCATTACCTCGCAGAACCCGACGTCGAGTCCGTGCTGGAAAGCGCGGTCGCCAACGCACGGTCAAAGAACTATCACTACCTTGAGGTATTTACGTCGATCACCCGCAGATCCACAGCGGGTCGGCTCCGGCAGATCGAGGGTGAAGCAGGCTACTCGCCCGAGTCTTTCCAGCGCCTCATCGAGCGTATCTACCACGGGTGGGACGTCACGCTGCTCTGGGATGAGCACGCCGAAACAGACAGCCGAACCGGGGCCAACTGTTTCGAAGCGGTCCGCGCCACCGTCATTGCGGCAAACACGTCGGCCTGA
- a CDS encoding AAA family ATPase produces the protein MTRNGQAIGAVGKSRPGWRPDKLRQQREAHGLTLEGAGEQVREVARASGLTVPAANFQTLWQHEQGEVYPGPHYRRAYCLLYRATEPELGFRNALPDEATKLKFTASSEPQNGAHVLAVERALHQLAPSAEDADGLGVQQRILDAWKRRHTGGDPNRPTLMMVGGYAGSGKSEFARFVSQLTGWPVLDKDPITRPLVERLLVEMGSEPNDRHTDLYREKVRPLEYQCLLETAYANVDCAISTVLSAPFIAETTDPRWMRRLINRCEARGVTVAVVWIQCDLDTMHEYISFRSAARDSWKLQNWDTYASGIDLELRPVVPHLVVDNRLGAAISLTDQVRQVFGTMFP, from the coding sequence ATGACCAGGAATGGGCAGGCGATAGGCGCGGTGGGTAAGAGTCGCCCAGGGTGGCGCCCGGACAAGCTGAGGCAGCAGCGCGAGGCGCACGGCCTGACGCTCGAAGGCGCGGGCGAGCAGGTGCGCGAGGTGGCCAGGGCCTCGGGGCTCACGGTGCCGGCCGCCAACTTTCAGACGCTGTGGCAGCACGAGCAGGGTGAGGTCTATCCCGGGCCGCACTACCGGCGCGCGTACTGCCTGCTGTACCGCGCGACCGAGCCGGAGCTCGGCTTCCGTAACGCTCTGCCCGACGAGGCCACGAAGCTCAAGTTCACCGCGTCGAGCGAACCGCAGAACGGCGCCCATGTCCTGGCCGTGGAACGGGCGTTGCACCAGCTGGCACCGAGCGCGGAGGACGCCGACGGCCTGGGCGTCCAACAGCGGATCCTCGATGCCTGGAAGCGGCGTCACACGGGCGGTGATCCGAACAGGCCGACGCTGATGATGGTCGGCGGCTACGCGGGCAGCGGGAAGTCGGAGTTCGCCCGCTTCGTATCGCAGCTCACCGGGTGGCCCGTCCTCGACAAGGACCCGATCACGCGCCCGCTTGTCGAGCGCCTCCTTGTTGAAATGGGCAGCGAGCCCAACGACCGGCACACCGACCTCTACCGGGAGAAGGTCCGCCCGCTGGAGTACCAGTGCCTGCTGGAGACCGCGTACGCAAACGTCGACTGCGCGATCAGCACCGTCCTCTCGGCCCCCTTCATCGCCGAGACCACCGACCCTCGGTGGATGCGGCGCCTGATCAACCGCTGCGAAGCACGTGGCGTCACCGTCGCTGTCGTCTGGATTCAGTGCGACCTCGACACGATGCACGAGTACATCAGCTTCCGGTCCGCCGCCCGGGACAGCTGGAAACTCCAGAACTGGGACACGTACGCCAGCGGGATCGATCTCGAACTGCGGCCCGTCGTACCGCACTTGGTCGTCGACAACCGGCTCGGCGCCGCGATATCGCTCACGGACCAGGTACGCCAGGTCTTCGGGACGATGTTTCCGTGA
- a CDS encoding valine--tRNA ligase has translation MTDNTQRPDSGPNSSPELPTQYAPAEVEGMLYERWVDRGYFEADAKSDKPAYTIVIPPPNVTGSLHLGHAFEHTLIDALTRRKRMQGYETLWQPGMDHAGIATQNVVERELAKEGKSRHDLGREAFVDRVWQWKAESGGQIAGQMKRLGNGVAWSRDRFTMDEGLSRAVQTVFKKMFDDDLIYRAERIINWCPRCLTAISDIEVDYQDDDGELVSIKYGEGDETLVVATTRAETMLGDTAVAVHPDDERYASLIGKQIKLPLTNRSIPVVADTHVDPEFGTGAVKVTPAHDPNDFAIGQRHGLESLTVMDERGVITVHGPFEGLDRFEARSAIVAALRADGRIVAEKRPYVHSVGHCSRCKTTLEPRLSLQWWVKVETLAKAAGDAVRDGRVNIHPADMSQRYFDWVDNLNDWCISRQLWWGHRIPVWHGPNGETVCVGPDEQPPTGEGWTQDTDVLDTWFSSGLWPFSTLGWPEQTPDLEKFYPNSVLVTGYDLMFFWVARMMMFGLYAMDGEVPFRTIAFHGMVRDEFGKKMSKSFGNTVNPLDWMDKYGSDAVRFTLAKGANPGTDVPIGEDWVQASRNFANKIWNATRFALMNGATIEGDLPPVEKLSATDRWILSRLNATVAEADAYYDDYQFAKLADSLYHFAWDEVFDWFVELSKTTFFEGGEQAKVSGRVLGEVLDVTLRLLHPVVPFVTESLWTTLTGRESIVIADWPTDSGFRDPAAEAEIDDLQQVITEVRRFRSDQGLQPGQKVPARLDLSGTQLAAHEAAIRQLLRLQPEGDDFNATATLPVAGATVALDLSGTIDVAAERKRLAKDLAAAEKEKAQATGKLGNEAFLAKAPDNVVDKIRTRLAKAEEDIVRLQTQIDNLPSA, from the coding sequence GTGACCGACAACACTCAGCGCCCCGACAGCGGGCCGAACAGCTCCCCCGAACTGCCGACTCAGTACGCGCCGGCCGAGGTAGAGGGGATGCTGTACGAACGCTGGGTAGACCGCGGTTACTTCGAGGCCGACGCGAAGAGCGACAAGCCCGCGTACACCATCGTCATCCCGCCGCCGAACGTCACCGGCTCCCTGCACCTCGGGCACGCCTTCGAGCACACGCTGATTGACGCCCTGACCCGCCGCAAGCGCATGCAGGGTTACGAGACGCTGTGGCAGCCGGGCATGGACCACGCCGGTATCGCCACGCAGAACGTGGTCGAGCGTGAGCTCGCCAAGGAGGGCAAGTCCCGCCACGACCTCGGGCGTGAGGCTTTCGTCGACCGTGTGTGGCAGTGGAAGGCCGAGTCCGGCGGGCAGATCGCCGGCCAGATGAAGCGCCTCGGCAACGGTGTCGCCTGGAGCCGTGACCGTTTCACCATGGACGAGGGTCTCTCCAGGGCCGTGCAGACCGTCTTCAAGAAGATGTTCGACGACGACCTGATCTACCGCGCCGAGCGCATCATCAACTGGTGCCCGCGCTGTCTGACGGCCATCTCGGACATCGAGGTGGACTACCAGGACGACGACGGCGAGCTCGTCTCCATCAAGTACGGCGAAGGCGACGAGACCCTGGTCGTCGCGACGACCCGCGCCGAGACGATGCTCGGTGACACCGCAGTGGCGGTCCACCCCGACGACGAGCGGTACGCGTCGCTCATCGGCAAGCAGATCAAGCTGCCGCTGACCAACCGGAGCATCCCGGTCGTCGCGGACACTCACGTCGACCCCGAGTTCGGCACCGGCGCGGTCAAGGTGACCCCGGCCCACGACCCGAACGACTTCGCCATCGGCCAGCGGCACGGCCTGGAGTCGTTGACCGTCATGGACGAGCGCGGCGTCATCACGGTGCACGGTCCGTTCGAGGGCCTAGACCGTTTCGAGGCCCGCTCCGCGATCGTCGCCGCGTTGCGCGCCGACGGCCGGATCGTCGCCGAGAAGCGCCCGTACGTCCACTCGGTGGGCCACTGCTCGCGCTGCAAAACGACGCTGGAACCGCGCCTGTCCCTGCAGTGGTGGGTCAAGGTCGAGACGCTCGCCAAGGCAGCCGGGGACGCGGTCCGCGACGGACGCGTGAACATCCACCCCGCCGACATGTCCCAGCGGTACTTCGACTGGGTCGACAACCTCAACGACTGGTGCATCTCACGCCAGTTGTGGTGGGGCCACCGCATCCCGGTCTGGCACGGCCCCAACGGCGAGACAGTCTGCGTCGGCCCCGACGAGCAGCCGCCGACCGGCGAGGGCTGGACCCAGGACACGGACGTCCTCGACACCTGGTTCTCCTCCGGCCTGTGGCCCTTCTCCACCCTCGGATGGCCGGAACAGACCCCGGACCTTGAGAAGTTCTATCCGAACTCCGTTCTCGTCACCGGCTACGACCTCATGTTCTTCTGGGTCGCCCGCATGATGATGTTCGGCCTGTACGCGATGGACGGCGAAGTCCCGTTCCGCACCATCGCGTTCCACGGCATGGTCCGTGACGAATTCGGCAAGAAGATGTCGAAGTCCTTCGGCAACACCGTGAACCCGCTGGACTGGATGGACAAGTACGGCTCGGACGCCGTCCGCTTCACCCTGGCCAAGGGCGCCAACCCCGGTACGGACGTCCCGATCGGCGAGGACTGGGTCCAGGCGTCCCGGAACTTCGCCAACAAGATCTGGAACGCTACGCGCTTCGCGCTCATGAACGGCGCCACGATCGAGGGCGACCTCCCGCCCGTCGAGAAGCTCTCGGCCACGGACCGGTGGATCCTGTCCCGGCTCAACGCGACCGTCGCCGAGGCGGACGCGTACTACGACGACTACCAGTTCGCGAAGCTCGCCGACTCCCTCTACCACTTCGCGTGGGACGAGGTCTTCGACTGGTTCGTCGAGCTGTCGAAGACGACCTTCTTCGAGGGCGGCGAGCAGGCGAAGGTCTCCGGCCGCGTGCTGGGCGAGGTCCTCGACGTCACCCTGCGCCTCCTGCACCCGGTCGTCCCGTTCGTCACCGAGAGCCTCTGGACGACGTTGACCGGCCGCGAATCCATCGTGATCGCCGACTGGCCGACGGACAGCGGATTCCGCGACCCGGCGGCTGAGGCAGAGATCGACGACCTCCAGCAGGTGATCACGGAGGTCCGCCGCTTCCGCTCCGACCAGGGTCTGCAGCCGGGTCAGAAGGTCCCGGCCCGTCTGGACCTGTCGGGCACGCAGCTCGCTGCCCACGAGGCCGCCATCCGCCAATTGCTGCGCCTCCAGCCGGAAGGCGACGACTTCAACGCCACCGCGACGCTCCCCGTCGCCGGCGCCACGGTCGCACTCGACCTGTCCGGCACGATCGACGTCGCGGCCGAGCGCAAGCGTCTCGCCAAGGACCTCGCGGCGGCCGAGAAAGAGAAGGCCCAGGCCACGGGCAAGCTCGGGAACGAGGCGTTTCTGGCGAAGGCCCCGGACAACGTCGTCGACAAGATCCGCACTCGCCTCGCCAAGGCAGAGGAGGACATCGTCCGTCTCCAGACCCAGATCGACAATCTGCCGTCTGCCTAA
- a CDS encoding glycosyltransferase family 2 protein codes for MKSTTPVGISFVIPCFNSGDYLIEAVDSLIGQPHVFPFEVLIVDDGSDDESTLGAIAACGERPEVRVIRLGHSGHHAARNAGVEAARFEYVMQLDADDRLATAPELLVDGSYPDRAVEILRTHDHVAFVHTMSRMIGEFEGLTISSYPCREELVLRKHHVPTSIVYRRDDAIHGGMYDPQVLKWGDWAFAVNLLAGRFRNGAHNAIVCISGPLHEYRVHSRGRRVSNAAISEFDMTLLVVEKNLDLFQHHFQRDGSAEDIARDVLASKPSRLDDLIRMATHDVEQALTVARQREFSLSSPFECLGIP; via the coding sequence GTGAAGTCGACCACGCCAGTAGGGATCAGTTTCGTCATCCCCTGCTTCAACTCGGGCGATTACCTCATCGAGGCCGTGGATTCCCTCATCGGGCAACCGCACGTGTTCCCGTTCGAGGTCCTGATCGTGGATGACGGATCGGACGACGAGAGCACTCTCGGCGCCATCGCAGCATGCGGCGAACGACCGGAGGTACGTGTAATCCGCCTCGGCCACAGCGGGCACCACGCGGCCAGGAATGCTGGTGTCGAAGCCGCGCGCTTCGAGTACGTCATGCAGCTCGACGCCGACGACCGCCTCGCCACTGCACCAGAACTCCTCGTGGACGGCAGCTATCCGGACCGCGCGGTCGAGATCCTCCGGACACACGACCACGTGGCCTTCGTGCACACGATGTCCCGCATGATCGGCGAATTCGAGGGCCTCACCATCTCCTCGTATCCATGCCGGGAGGAGCTGGTGCTGCGCAAGCACCACGTGCCCACTTCGATCGTCTACCGCCGCGACGACGCGATCCACGGCGGCATGTACGACCCGCAGGTACTGAAGTGGGGGGACTGGGCGTTCGCCGTGAACCTCCTCGCCGGGCGTTTCCGCAACGGAGCGCACAACGCCATCGTGTGCATCTCCGGCCCGCTGCACGAGTACCGGGTGCACTCGCGCGGCCGGCGCGTGTCCAACGCCGCGATTTCCGAGTTCGACATGACCCTCCTCGTGGTCGAGAAGAACCTTGACCTGTTCCAGCACCACTTCCAGCGCGACGGCAGTGCAGAAGACATTGCCCGCGACGTCCTCGCGTCGAAGCCCTCTCGACTCGACGACCTGATTCGCATGGCCACGCACGACGTCGAGCAGGCCCTGACGGTCGCTCGCCAGAGGGAGTTCTCCCTGTCGAGTCCGTTCGAGTGCCTGGGAATCCCGTAG